From a single Chloracidobacterium sp. genomic region:
- a CDS encoding VWA domain-containing protein has product MKRLHVVAWLTAALMVTPGVAQDGGRPRTTPPTLPGAGDDIAIVADSRGVVFSVVDERGRIVSNLRAEDFEIYEDGRRQTIDLFRTSNDLPLMLAVLIDVSDSQASLLPVEKRAVDVFFDAFFRPGRDYGALLTFGGEVELVNGLTSHLKSLKTALGRIEREQRFRDEDNATPPLGTALYDALDITARETLDGPTARRVINSGGIRRAIRRAICVLTDGRDTASQLTLERVATNLRRRGIVVYALGMGDRFRFGAVDRDALEHLCALTGGKMFVPTDEAELEQSFKRIVDDLSGQYIALYRPTGPPAAAGQRTVEVRPRDRRLRVFSQTEYSSE; this is encoded by the coding sequence ATGAAGCGCCTGCATGTTGTGGCATGGCTGACGGCGGCGCTGATGGTAACGCCTGGTGTTGCTCAAGACGGCGGCCGTCCGCGCACAACGCCGCCAACCTTGCCCGGCGCCGGCGACGATATTGCCATTGTCGCCGATTCGCGCGGCGTCGTGTTCAGCGTTGTGGATGAACGCGGTCGGATTGTATCGAACCTACGTGCGGAGGATTTCGAGATTTACGAAGACGGCCGCCGCCAGACGATAGACCTGTTCCGCACCAGCAACGACCTGCCGTTGATGCTGGCCGTCCTGATTGACGTAAGCGACAGCCAAGCGTCGCTGCTGCCGGTCGAAAAGCGGGCGGTGGATGTCTTTTTCGATGCGTTTTTCCGTCCCGGCCGGGACTACGGCGCGCTGCTGACCTTCGGCGGCGAAGTGGAACTGGTCAACGGGTTAACCAGTCACCTGAAGTCGCTCAAAACCGCGCTGGGCCGCATTGAGCGCGAACAACGCTTCCGCGACGAAGACAACGCCACGCCGCCGCTGGGGACGGCGCTCTACGACGCGCTGGACATCACAGCGCGCGAGACGCTCGATGGGCCGACAGCGCGGCGCGTCATCAACAGCGGCGGCATCCGCCGCGCCATCCGGCGGGCGATCTGCGTCCTGACTGATGGACGCGACACCGCCAGTCAACTAACCCTAGAGCGTGTGGCGACTAATCTGCGGCGTCGCGGTATCGTCGTCTATGCCTTGGGGATGGGCGACCGCTTCCGCTTCGGCGCTGTGGATCGTGACGCGCTAGAGCATCTCTGTGCGCTGACCGGCGGCAAAATGTTCGTCCCCACCGACGAAGCCGAACTGGAACAAAGCTTCAAGCGCATCGTGGACGACCTCAGCGGGCAGTACATCGCGCTGTATCGCCCGACCGGGCCGCCCGCCGCCGCCGGACAACGCACCGTGGAGGTACGTCCGCGCGACCGGCGTCTGCGGGTCTTTTCCCAAACCGAGTACTCTTCCGAGTAG
- a CDS encoding DNA/RNA non-specific endonuclease has product MTRIGNPFAALISRLQRARVEDQSIAPRARTQSPPPAPVETTNQRPSAFSLASLDAAHTARVGFNQADRLRASLFAMFRQSATPTAANATMTAAMAGLTQTVTGSASPNAAIRDFQTTTSTITINDDLKTTGVRVDVNISHTYASDLVVKLRSPEGKEVTLRNREGGRGDGMVSFTANPADFNGVSTKGNWTLIVEDRAGGDVGTLRNWSLALTGTRPAPEPPPAPPANGVRTVTQTATPNAAIRDFQTTTSSIVINDDIKATGVRVDVNIAHTYASDLVVKLRSPQGQEVTLRNREGGRGNGTVSFTANPADFNGIDAKGEWTLIVEDRERADVGTLRSWSLSVTGTDRTPPPAPPRPTPPPDNSPLLLGNPSNATPDVRNENNYLIVRDQFTASYNRADAKPNWVAWHTDQSHLGRESRGKFDERSTDNQLPEGWRRVTAFDYTGSGYDRGHHLPSADRTANRQMNDGTFLMTNVLPQAPDNNQGPWERMERYVRDQIRQNDMEAYTVMGSYGEIGRIPGQGGDANIAIPERVWKIVVLIPRGDNDLARINKDTQVIAVDMPNRQGIRNDNWENYRVSVADIERATGHRFFTNLPPEVQAALREKGR; this is encoded by the coding sequence ATGACACGCATTGGTAATCCCTTCGCCGCTTTGATTTCCCGCCTCCAACGGGCGCGGGTGGAAGATCAATCCATCGCCCCACGAGCGCGTACACAATCACCGCCTCCTGCGCCGGTTGAGACGACCAACCAGCGCCCCTCCGCTTTCAGTTTGGCTTCACTGGACGCCGCGCACACGGCGCGTGTCGGTTTCAACCAGGCTGACCGGCTACGCGCTAGTTTGTTTGCGATGTTTCGTCAGTCCGCCACGCCGACGGCGGCGAATGCGACGATGACGGCTGCGATGGCCGGCCTGACGCAGACTGTCACCGGCTCGGCCTCCCCTAACGCCGCCATCCGGGATTTTCAGACCACCACTTCCACCATCACGATTAACGACGACTTGAAAACGACCGGCGTCCGGGTGGATGTCAACATCAGCCACACCTATGCAAGTGATCTAGTCGTCAAACTGCGTTCCCCTGAAGGCAAGGAAGTCACGCTTCGCAACCGCGAAGGGGGGCGCGGCGACGGTATGGTCAGCTTCACCGCCAATCCGGCCGACTTCAACGGCGTCTCGACCAAGGGCAACTGGACGCTTATCGTCGAGGATCGCGCCGGCGGCGATGTTGGGACGCTGCGCAACTGGTCGCTGGCCCTGACAGGAACTCGCCCGGCGCCGGAGCCGCCGCCTGCACCGCCGGCCAACGGCGTCCGCACCGTCACACAGACCGCGACACCCAACGCCGCCATTCGGGATTTCCAAACCACCACGTCAAGCATTGTCATCAACGATGACATCAAAGCGACCGGTGTGCGCGTGGATGTCAACATTGCGCACACCTACGCGAGCGACTTGGTGGTCAAACTTCGGTCGCCGCAAGGCCAGGAAGTGACGTTGCGCAACCGTGAGGGCGGACGCGGCAACGGGACAGTGAGCTTCACCGCCAATCCGGCCGACTTCAACGGCATTGACGCCAAGGGCGAATGGACGCTCATCGTCGAAGACCGTGAGCGCGCAGATGTCGGCACACTCCGCAGTTGGTCGCTTTCAGTGACGGGGACGGATCGGACGCCGCCGCCGGCCCCGCCGCGTCCGACGCCGCCGCCCGACAACAGCCCCCTCCTACTCGGCAATCCGTCGAACGCCACGCCGGATGTCCGCAATGAAAACAACTACCTTATTGTTCGCGATCAGTTCACGGCCTCGTACAACCGTGCCGACGCCAAGCCCAACTGGGTTGCGTGGCATACCGACCAGTCGCACCTAGGACGCGAAAGCCGAGGCAAGTTTGATGAAAGAAGCACGGACAACCAACTCCCTGAAGGTTGGCGACGTGTGACGGCGTTTGACTACACAGGCAGCGGCTACGACCGCGGCCACCACCTGCCGAGCGCTGACCGGACGGCCAACCGCCAAATGAACGACGGCACGTTCCTGATGACAAACGTGCTTCCGCAAGCGCCAGACAACAATCAAGGGCCGTGGGAGCGGATGGAGCGGTACGTCCGCGACCAGATTCGCCAGAACGACATGGAAGCCTATACAGTGATGGGCAGCTACGGTGAAATCGGACGTATTCCAGGCCAGGGTGGGGACGCCAACATCGCCATCCCCGAACGGGTCTGGAAGATAGTCGTCCTGATTCCACGCGGCGACAACGATCTTGCGCGCATCAACAAGGATACCCAAGTCATCGCCGTGGACATGCCCAACCGGCAGGGCATTCGCAACGACAACTGGGAAAACTACCGCGTATCGGTCGCTGACATCGAACGCGCCACCGGGCACCGCTTCTTCACCAACCTGCCGCCCGAAGTCCAAGCGGCGCTGCGTGAGAAGGGCCGGTAG
- a CDS encoding 2-oxoacid:ferredoxin oxidoreductase subunit beta, translating into MTEPLKIAGASETPLNLQRTDFISDQEVRWCPGCGDYSILFQVQSVLPKLNIPRENLVFVSGIGCSSRFPYYMNTYGFHTIHGRAPTIATGIKVANPNLSVWVITGDGDGLSIGGNHFIHIMRRNLDVNVLLFNNRIYGLTKGQYSPTSEFGKKTKSSPMGSIERPINPLCVAIASEATFVARSIDVDTKHLAATIERAARHKGVSFIEIYQNCNIFNDGAYKHISDKEVRADNMLYLEHGKPMIFGKDRNKGIRLNGIKPEVVTIGENGITVDDLLVHDEHAEDPTLAYLLTQMDFPEFPVPMGVFRNVVRPTFEDLMAQQIETAMAGGRGDLEKLLNSGDTWVVE; encoded by the coding sequence ATGACCGAACCACTCAAAATCGCCGGCGCATCTGAGACGCCGCTCAATCTCCAACGGACGGACTTCATCTCGGATCAGGAAGTTCGTTGGTGTCCGGGCTGCGGGGACTACTCGATTCTCTTTCAGGTGCAGTCGGTGCTCCCCAAGCTCAATATCCCACGTGAGAACCTCGTGTTTGTGTCGGGCATCGGTTGTTCGAGCCGCTTCCCGTACTACATGAACACCTACGGTTTTCACACCATTCACGGCCGTGCGCCGACGATCGCCACCGGCATCAAGGTCGCCAACCCGAATCTGTCGGTATGGGTCATTACTGGCGACGGCGACGGCCTCTCCATCGGCGGCAATCACTTCATCCACATCATGCGCCGCAACTTGGACGTGAATGTGCTGTTGTTCAACAACCGCATTTACGGCCTAACGAAGGGACAGTACTCGCCGACTTCGGAGTTCGGCAAGAAAACGAAGTCAAGTCCGATGGGCAGTATTGAGCGGCCAATCAATCCGCTCTGCGTTGCCATTGCCTCTGAGGCGACTTTTGTGGCGCGCTCGATTGACGTGGACACCAAGCACCTTGCGGCGACCATCGAGCGGGCGGCGCGGCACAAGGGCGTGTCGTTCATCGAGATTTATCAGAACTGCAACATCTTCAACGACGGTGCGTACAAGCATATCAGCGACAAGGAAGTGCGCGCCGACAACATGCTCTACTTGGAGCATGGCAAGCCGATGATTTTCGGCAAGGATCGGAACAAGGGCATTCGACTCAACGGCATCAAGCCGGAGGTCGTCACGATTGGGGAAAACGGTATCACGGTGGATGATTTGCTCGTTCACGACGAGCATGCCGAAGACCCAACGCTGGCGTATCTGCTGACGCAGATGGATTTCCCGGAGTTCCCCGTGCCGATGGGCGTGTTTCGGAATGTCGTCAGGCCAACGTTTGAGGACTTGATGGCGCAGCAGATCGAGACGGCGATGGCAGGTGGACGCGGCGACCTAGAAAAGCTCCTCAACAGCGGCGACACGTGGGTGGTTGAGTAA
- a CDS encoding GDP-mannose 4,6-dehydratase, giving the protein MESLVNFWRGRRVFVTGATGLVGAWLVKALIAADAQVVALVRDADPQSELFRSGDIQRIAVVNGRLEDFSTIERAVNDHEPDTVFHLAAQTIVGAAHRNPLENFESNIRGTYHVLEACRRSQAFVQRVVVASSDKAYGTAATLPYVETMPLQGRHPYEVAKSCADLIAAAYHHTYGLPVAVARCGNIYGGGDLNWSRIVPGTIRSLWRGERPIIRSDGTFVRDYLYVEDVVDAYLRLAVYLDRPGVAGEAFNFSPERPLTVLELVERIQSLMNCRHLLPDIRNTAVGEIHSQYLDASKARALLDWTPQRTLDEGLQATIAWYCAFLDDNEKTARRPPS; this is encoded by the coding sequence ATGGAAAGTCTGGTGAACTTCTGGCGCGGCAGGCGCGTGTTTGTAACAGGCGCAACGGGACTCGTCGGCGCCTGGCTCGTCAAAGCCCTCATCGCCGCCGACGCGCAAGTGGTCGCGCTGGTGCGCGACGCCGACCCGCAATCCGAGTTGTTCCGTTCCGGCGACATCCAGCGCATCGCCGTCGTCAACGGCCGGCTGGAGGACTTCTCGACCATTGAGCGCGCCGTCAACGACCACGAACCGGACACGGTGTTTCATTTGGCGGCGCAAACCATCGTCGGCGCTGCGCACCGCAACCCATTGGAGAATTTCGAGTCGAACATTCGCGGCACGTACCATGTGCTGGAAGCGTGTCGGCGCAGCCAAGCCTTTGTACAGCGGGTTGTGGTGGCGTCAAGCGACAAGGCGTACGGAACGGCGGCGACGCTGCCCTACGTCGAGACCATGCCGCTTCAGGGGCGCCATCCGTATGAAGTCGCTAAGAGCTGCGCCGACTTGATTGCGGCGGCTTATCATCACACGTATGGGTTGCCGGTCGCCGTAGCGCGGTGCGGCAACATTTACGGTGGGGGCGATTTGAACTGGAGTCGAATTGTGCCGGGCACGATTCGGTCCTTGTGGCGCGGTGAACGTCCCATCATCCGCAGTGACGGGACGTTTGTCCGCGATTACCTCTATGTTGAAGATGTCGTTGACGCCTACCTGCGGCTGGCGGTTTACCTTGACCGTCCCGGCGTCGCCGGCGAAGCGTTCAACTTCAGCCCCGAACGTCCATTGACGGTGCTGGAACTGGTGGAGCGCATTCAATCCCTAATGAATTGCCGCCATCTTTTGCCTGACATTCGGAACACGGCCGTCGGCGAAATTCATTCGCAGTATCTAGACGCCTCAAAAGCGCGCGCCCTCTTGGACTGGACGCCCCAGCGAACGCTAGACGAGGGCCTGCAAGCGACCATCGCCTGGTATTGCGCTTTCCTCGATGATAACGAAAAAACGGCGCGCAGGCCGCCATCGTAG
- a CDS encoding ATP-binding protein, with protein sequence MRKKLPIGIQTFREIREEGYYYVDKTRFVAKLAEEGKYYFLARPRRFGKSLFLDTLAEAFAANRALFEGLDLACRWDWSRPYPIIRISFAEGGFASRDELDERIQDILDANAARLGVTATARTIAGRFGDLITKAAAKHGARAVVLVDEYDKPMLDNLTVPETARALRDGLRDFYSVLKAQDAHLRFVFLTGVSKFSKVSLFSGLNNLYDLTLDPDYATLCGYTENEVEGTFAPELDGLARADIRRWYNGYRWLGEPVYNPYDLLLLFRTRDFRAWWFETGTPTFLVEWLKARRLFTPQLERMFGDDELLSAFDVDVIRPEALLWQTGYLTIRERERVGGRDAYWLSVPNQEVRSALNRALLTAWLPDAAAAMQSGLNLHRALAMGDVEALRRHIERLYAGIPHDWYRSNPIAQYEGYYAGVFYSYLAALGFDMTAEDVSQHGQCDLAVRVGSQVYLFEFKVVDGDAPTGAALAQLQARDYAAKYRAPEATIWLIGVEFSRSRRQVVGWQCAAD encoded by the coding sequence ATGCGAAAGAAGCTGCCTATCGGCATCCAGACGTTCCGCGAGATCCGCGAAGAAGGCTACTACTACGTGGACAAAACCCGCTTTGTCGCCAAGCTGGCTGAGGAAGGCAAGTATTATTTCCTCGCCCGCCCGCGCCGCTTTGGGAAATCGCTCTTTCTAGACACGTTGGCCGAAGCCTTCGCCGCCAACCGCGCGCTTTTCGAGGGCCTCGACCTCGCTTGTCGCTGGGATTGGAGCCGGCCGTACCCCATCATTCGCATCAGTTTCGCCGAGGGGGGCTTCGCCTCCCGTGACGAGCTTGACGAGCGCATTCAGGACATTCTGGACGCCAACGCCGCCCGCCTTGGCGTTACGGCTACGGCGCGCACCATTGCCGGACGGTTCGGCGACTTGATCACCAAGGCGGCCGCCAAGCATGGCGCACGAGCAGTGGTCTTGGTGGATGAGTACGACAAGCCGATGCTTGACAACCTGACCGTTCCGGAGACGGCGCGCGCGCTCCGCGACGGCTTGCGTGATTTCTACTCCGTACTCAAGGCGCAGGACGCGCATTTGCGGTTCGTGTTTTTGACCGGGGTCTCGAAGTTCAGCAAGGTCAGCTTGTTTTCGGGCCTCAACAACCTCTACGACCTGACGCTTGACCCGGACTACGCGACGCTGTGCGGCTACACCGAAAACGAGGTAGAGGGAACGTTTGCGCCGGAGTTGGACGGTTTGGCGCGCGCCGACATCCGGCGCTGGTACAACGGCTATCGGTGGTTGGGTGAGCCGGTTTACAACCCCTATGACCTATTGCTGCTGTTTCGGACGCGCGATTTTCGCGCGTGGTGGTTTGAGACCGGCACGCCCACGTTTCTGGTGGAATGGCTCAAGGCGCGGCGCTTGTTTACCCCACAACTGGAACGCATGTTCGGGGATGATGAACTCCTGTCGGCCTTTGACGTTGACGTGATCCGCCCGGAAGCCCTGTTGTGGCAAACCGGCTACCTAACGATTCGGGAGCGGGAGCGTGTCGGTGGGCGCGATGCGTACTGGCTGTCCGTGCCGAACCAAGAAGTCCGCAGTGCGCTCAACCGCGCCTTGCTGACAGCGTGGCTGCCGGACGCTGCCGCCGCCATGCAGTCGGGGTTGAACCTCCATCGTGCGCTGGCAATGGGTGACGTTGAAGCCCTGCGCCGACACATCGAGCGTCTGTACGCAGGCATTCCGCATGACTGGTACCGCTCCAACCCAATTGCGCAGTACGAAGGCTACTACGCCGGCGTTTTTTACAGTTACTTGGCAGCGCTGGGCTTTGACATGACGGCTGAGGACGTTTCCCAGCACGGCCAATGTGATTTGGCGGTGCGCGTCGGTTCACAGGTGTATTTGTTTGAGTTCAAAGTGGTGGATGGCGACGCGCCGACCGGCGCGGCGTTGGCGCAGTTGCAGGCGCGCGACTACGCGGCGAAATATCGCGCGCCTGAAGCAACGATTTGGCTGATTGGCGTTGAGTTCAGCCGCAGTAGGCGGCAGGTTGTCGGTTGGCAGTGTGCGGCCGACTGA
- a CDS encoding OmpA family protein gives MRVVRDSLAILASLAVIGSAGGSTAFGQQPPPVPRSDVTFRTVTIRYPFDREVRVPMVGTERFGANVSGEAVIERRSSITKISLTLKRLPRPATVGPMAATYVMWAVTPEGICDNLGEYRKRQSDTLDGWFGSEISTTTRHRNFSLIVTAEPHYLVASPSRLVVAANAEVRTGQVFIADNEIDFSGDADVENRIVSPEPPAAGRDPRYPPELLQAQRARDIARYYEADTFAPQLMAAAGDAFAAAEDLYRRGRRDEAAETADTAIRLAERARRIAVGRMAAERRRREVAAKDDVIAELQDQVNRIPALQAQLETERRLRREVEAERERLRDDYNRLVADKTQGDANTASLREEIRRLRAELDRAQAATREARIKALREELARLFVDARFEARGSVLTLPDGDFISTPRQPMALTPTAMAKLDRLVEFLRLTEAAVRIEAYTDNTGTEQSRQDFCRERGQLVLGYLTARGIPADRVQAFAMGNANPRQPNTTPRGRQANRRVELILPPPSDLEGATAAP, from the coding sequence ATGCGTGTCGTACGTGATTCTTTGGCGATTTTAGCAAGTTTGGCGGTGATCGGTTCGGCGGGGGGCAGCACGGCGTTCGGGCAACAACCGCCGCCTGTCCCGCGCAGCGATGTCACCTTTCGCACCGTGACCATTCGCTACCCCTTTGACCGCGAAGTGCGCGTGCCAATGGTCGGTACGGAGCGGTTCGGAGCGAATGTGAGCGGTGAGGCGGTCATTGAACGGCGCAGCAGCATCACGAAGATTTCCCTGACGCTCAAGCGCCTACCGCGTCCGGCGACGGTCGGACCAATGGCGGCGACCTACGTAATGTGGGCCGTGACGCCGGAAGGTATCTGCGACAATTTGGGTGAGTATCGCAAGCGGCAGAGCGATACGCTCGACGGCTGGTTCGGCTCGGAAATCAGTACGACGACGCGCCACCGCAACTTCAGCCTGATTGTCACGGCTGAACCACACTACTTGGTGGCGTCGCCATCGCGTCTGGTTGTAGCGGCGAATGCGGAAGTTCGCACTGGACAAGTCTTTATCGCCGACAACGAGATTGATTTTTCGGGCGACGCCGATGTGGAAAACCGCATTGTGAGTCCCGAACCGCCGGCAGCCGGCCGCGATCCGCGCTATCCGCCGGAACTGTTGCAGGCGCAGCGGGCGCGCGACATTGCGCGTTACTACGAAGCTGACACGTTTGCGCCACAGTTGATGGCGGCGGCCGGCGACGCCTTTGCGGCGGCCGAAGACCTTTACCGGCGCGGCCGGCGCGACGAAGCGGCCGAAACGGCCGACACGGCGATCCGTCTGGCCGAACGCGCCCGGCGCATCGCCGTCGGGCGCATGGCGGCGGAACGCCGGCGGCGTGAGGTGGCGGCGAAAGATGATGTCATCGCCGAGTTGCAGGATCAGGTCAACCGGATTCCGGCGCTCCAGGCGCAACTAGAAACCGAACGCCGATTGCGCCGTGAAGTCGAAGCTGAACGCGAACGCCTCCGCGACGACTACAACCGGCTGGTCGCCGACAAGACGCAGGGCGACGCCAATACGGCGAGCCTGCGCGAGGAAATCCGGCGGCTGCGCGCCGAACTAGATCGGGCGCAGGCGGCGACGCGCGAGGCGCGCATCAAAGCGCTGCGCGAAGAACTGGCGCGGCTCTTTGTGGACGCCCGCTTTGAAGCGCGCGGTTCAGTGCTCACGCTGCCGGACGGGGACTTTATTAGCACCCCGCGCCAACCCATGGCGCTGACGCCGACCGCTATGGCGAAACTGGATCGGTTGGTGGAGTTTTTGCGGCTGACGGAAGCGGCGGTACGGATTGAGGCCTACACCGACAATACCGGCACGGAGCAAAGTCGTCAGGATTTCTGCCGTGAGCGCGGACAGTTGGTGTTGGGCTATCTGACGGCGCGCGGCATTCCGGCCGACCGCGTCCAAGCCTTTGCTATGGGCAACGCCAACCCACGGCAGCCAAATACGACGCCGCGTGGACGCCAAGCCAACCGGCGGGTCGAGTTGATTTTGCCGCCACCGTCCGACCTCGAAGGCGCGACGGCGGCGCCGTAG
- a CDS encoding 2-oxoacid:acceptor oxidoreductase subunit alpha — protein sequence MSSTAILGNTEERVQEVTSVTIRFAGDSGDGMQLTGTQFTNTAALLGNDISTLPDFPAEIRAPQGSLPGVSGFQVNFSSMDIRTPGDEPDVLVAMNPAALKVNLPDLHEGGILIVNENEFTKANLDKAGYTSNPLTDGSLAGYRLISIPITDLTYNALADMEMTKRNKERCKNFFALGIVFALFDRPLEPTYRWIEQKFAAKPEIAEANRRALKAGFDYADTTEIFTTHYRVRKANLPPGKYRKITGNEATALGFVTAAELAGRPLFYGSYPITPASDILHELSRLKNFGIKSFQAEDEIAAMGAAIGAAFAGHIGLTGTSGPGVCLKSEAIGLAVMTELPVVIINVQRGGPSTGLPTKTEQADLLQALYGRNGECPVAVVAPSSPSDCFYMAVEAVRLAVTFMTPVFYLSDGYIANGAEPWRIPQLSELPAMKVALRQDPKGFLPYERDEQTLARPWAIPGTPGLEHRIGGLEKQHRTGNVSYDPANHDFMVRLRAEKIARIANFIPDAVVEGDPEGDLLVVGWGGTYGAIATATEELRRQGYRVSNVHLRYLNPFPRNLGDVLKRFKRVAVAELNLGQLNLLIRGKFLVDSVSINKVAGKPFKISELVAHCKALL from the coding sequence ATGTCATCCACAGCCATCCTTGGCAACACTGAAGAAAGAGTTCAGGAAGTCACTTCTGTTACCATTCGCTTCGCCGGTGACTCCGGCGACGGCATGCAGTTGACCGGGACGCAGTTTACAAACACAGCGGCGCTACTAGGTAACGACATCAGTACGTTGCCGGATTTTCCCGCCGAGATTCGCGCGCCGCAGGGCAGTTTGCCGGGCGTCTCCGGCTTCCAAGTCAACTTCTCCAGCATGGACATCCGCACACCTGGCGATGAGCCGGATGTCCTTGTGGCGATGAACCCAGCCGCCCTGAAGGTCAATCTGCCCGACCTGCACGAAGGCGGCATTTTGATTGTCAATGAAAACGAGTTCACCAAGGCGAACCTCGATAAGGCCGGCTACACCTCCAACCCGCTGACGGACGGTTCGCTGGCGGGTTACCGACTGATTTCAATCCCGATTACGGACCTGACTTACAACGCGCTGGCCGACATGGAGATGACCAAGCGCAACAAGGAACGTTGTAAGAACTTCTTTGCGCTGGGGATTGTTTTTGCGTTGTTTGACCGGCCGTTGGAGCCGACCTATCGGTGGATTGAGCAGAAGTTTGCGGCCAAGCCGGAAATCGCCGAAGCGAACCGGCGAGCGCTTAAGGCTGGTTTCGACTACGCGGACACGACGGAGATTTTCACGACGCACTATCGGGTGCGGAAGGCGAATCTGCCGCCGGGTAAGTACCGCAAAATCACCGGCAACGAAGCGACGGCGTTGGGGTTTGTCACAGCGGCGGAGTTGGCGGGGCGGCCGCTGTTTTACGGCAGCTACCCGATTACGCCGGCCTCGGACATTCTACACGAGTTATCGCGGCTGAAGAACTTCGGCATCAAATCCTTTCAGGCCGAGGATGAAATCGCCGCGATGGGGGCTGCGATTGGCGCGGCTTTTGCTGGACATATCGGCCTGACGGGCACGAGCGGTCCCGGCGTCTGCCTCAAAAGCGAAGCTATCGGCTTGGCGGTCATGACTGAACTGCCGGTAGTGATTATCAACGTTCAACGGGGCGGTCCATCCACAGGGTTGCCGACCAAAACCGAGCAGGCGGACCTGCTTCAGGCGCTCTATGGCCGCAACGGCGAGTGTCCTGTCGCCGTGGTTGCCCCATCTTCACCCAGCGATTGCTTCTACATGGCGGTGGAGGCTGTCCGGCTGGCGGTCACGTTTATGACGCCGGTTTTCTATCTTTCAGACGGCTACATTGCCAACGGCGCCGAGCCGTGGCGGATTCCGCAGCTTTCGGAGCTACCGGCGATGAAGGTGGCGCTGCGGCAGGACCCAAAGGGCTTTCTGCCCTATGAGCGGGATGAGCAGACCTTGGCGCGTCCCTGGGCGATACCGGGAACACCAGGTCTTGAACACCGCATTGGCGGTCTTGAAAAACAACACCGCACGGGGAACGTCAGCTATGATCCGGCGAACCACGATTTTATGGTGCGGCTGCGCGCCGAAAAAATCGCCCGCATTGCGAATTTCATCCCCGACGCTGTGGTAGAGGGCGACCCAGAAGGCGATCTGCTGGTGGTGGGATGGGGCGGCACGTACGGCGCAATTGCGACGGCGACCGAGGAGCTGCGCCGGCAGGGGTATCGGGTGTCCAATGTTCACTTGCGCTACTTGAATCCCTTCCCCCGCAATCTGGGCGACGTGCTCAAACGATTCAAGCGGGTCGCCGTCGCCGAGCTCAACCTTGGGCAGCTCAACCTGCTGATTCGCGGCAAGTTCTTGGTGGACAGCGTGAGCATCAACAAGGTGGCCGGCAAGCCGTTCAAAATTTCCGAACTGGTGGCACACTGCAAGGCGTTGCTATGA
- a CDS encoding DUF1517 domain-containing protein yields MSRRSWFAKLFLKDEEVYLFGVQLVIRAFGEDTLRRRLATVVADPDGDLQDAAAKQRYLKRIVALLLEQEPYWTHAYWEYVAGEEARQMFEEWSAELSASSATEEEEVGDEVDYMRRLSNRKDYVAATVLLLLSVPYPPGEAVTDERRYWQRETLRSLVNGILYVNPETILADAVFVMPGSPEDGLSEEDLLTGGWSHLRVIM; encoded by the coding sequence ATGTCGCGTCGGTCGTGGTTTGCCAAACTCTTCCTCAAGGACGAGGAAGTTTACCTGTTCGGCGTTCAGCTTGTGATTCGAGCCTTTGGTGAAGATACACTGCGCCGGCGACTGGCGACAGTCGTCGCTGACCCGGACGGCGATCTGCAGGATGCCGCCGCCAAACAGCGGTATCTCAAGCGCATCGTGGCGCTGTTGCTGGAACAGGAACCCTACTGGACACATGCCTACTGGGAGTATGTCGCCGGTGAGGAAGCACGACAGATGTTTGAAGAATGGTCGGCGGAGTTGTCGGCGTCCTCGGCGACCGAAGAGGAGGAGGTCGGAGATGAGGTGGATTACATGCGCCGGCTTTCCAATCGCAAGGACTACGTAGCGGCAACTGTTTTGCTGCTATTGAGCGTCCCATACCCGCCCGGCGAGGCTGTCACCGACGAGCGACGCTACTGGCAACGGGAAACCCTGCGGTCGCTGGTCAACGGCATCCTGTATGTCAACCCGGAGACGATTCTCGCCGACGCCGTGTTCGTGATGCCGGGCAGCCCCGAAGACGGTCTTTCGGAGGAGGATTTGCTCACTGGCGGGTGGAGTCATCTGCGGGTGATTATGTGA